A genomic window from Tolypothrix sp. PCC 7910 includes:
- a CDS encoding CHAT domain-containing tetratricopeptide repeat protein gives MLKLYTLTCLLSVVLLSESVGAKATFKQTQIAQQPTTTQQDATRAAAMKAAEEGMALYEQGSAELLRQAIEKWQQALVLWQKVGDKELQAVTLLALGRVYSDLGEQQKALEYYNNALPLWRAVGDRSGEATTLNNIGLVYSDLGEKQKALEYYNNALPLYRAVGDRSGEARTLNNIGTVYDALGEKQQALAYYNKALPLYRAVGDRSGEATTLNNIGLVYSALGEKQQALAYYNKALPLIQAVGDRSGEATTLNNIGLVYSALGEKQQALAYYNKALPLIQAVGDRSGEARTLNNIGAVYGDLREKQKALEYYNNALPLWRAVGDRSGEATTLNNIGLVYSALGEKQQALAYYNKALPLIQAVGDRSGEATTLNNIGAVYDALGEKQQALAYYNKALPLYQAVGDRSGEATTLNNIGAVYDALGEKQQALAYYNKALPLRQAVGDRSGEATTLNNIGAVYDALGEKQQALAYYNKALPLIQAVGDRSGEATTLNNIGLVYSDLGEKQKALEFYNNALPLIQAVGDKGNEASLLSNIAYLERSRGNLQAARTNVEAAIKIIEQLRTKIDSKELRTSYFATKQDVYKFYIDLLMELHKKSPSQGYAALALHYSERSRARSLIELLNEANAKIIKGANPELVAQERNLRQQIDAKDTLRRNLETSDNKNDLVTKAAIQGLSQQINNLLSQYQEIQAKIRASNPEYAKLTNPDPEKDILKLPQIQQQLDQDTLLLQYSLGEEHSYLWAVTPTSMQVYTLPPRQEIEKLTQRLSQDLKSPIANDATIASSKKLSQIILTPVADKLPGKRLVIVADGALQTLPFAALPDLSATKYQPLMVNHEIVNLPSASTIAFQRQQLANRKPAPKALAILADPVYSATDERVTGKPEKTQIGSNLELERSALERAARSLKRNGWDRLKNTATEAKEILKLIPASSSLEALNFDANYNKATSSALNQFRILHFATHGFVNQEQPQLSGIVLSLVDKKGNPISGYLRLADLFNQDYPAELIVLSACETGLGKNINGEGLVGLTRGLMYAGAARVAVSLWQVSDEGTSILMQEFYKQMLQQNKTPAAAMRAAQIKLWQDGRSPYEWAGFTVQGEWR, from the coding sequence ATGTTGAAGCTTTACACTTTAACCTGCTTGCTGAGTGTTGTTTTATTATCCGAATCAGTGGGAGCAAAAGCCACATTTAAACAGACGCAAATTGCCCAGCAGCCAACCACAACACAGCAAGATGCAACCCGCGCCGCAGCAATGAAAGCAGCTGAAGAAGGGATGGCGCTTTACGAACAAGGTTCAGCAGAATTACTGCGACAAGCGATAGAAAAATGGCAACAAGCGCTGGTGTTGTGGCAGAAAGTAGGGGATAAAGAATTGCAAGCTGTTACTCTGCTTGCTCTTGGAAGAGTTTACTCTGATTTAGGGGAACAGCAGAAGGCTTTGGAATATTACAACAATGCACTCCCACTGTGGCGGGCAGTGGGCGATCGCTCTGGGGAAGCTACTACCCTCAATAATATCGGCTTAGTTTACTCTGATTTAGGGGAAAAGCAGAAGGCTTTGGAATATTACAACAATGCGCTCCCACTATATCGGGCGGTGGGCGATCGCTCTGGGGAAGCTAGAACCCTGAATAATATCGGCACAGTTTACGATGCTTTAGGGGAAAAGCAGCAGGCTTTGGCATATTACAACAAAGCACTCCCACTATATCGGGCGGTGGGCGATCGCTCTGGGGAAGCTACTACCCTGAATAATATCGGCTTAGTTTACTCTGCATTAGGGGAAAAGCAGCAGGCATTGGCATATTACAACAAAGCACTCCCACTAATTCAGGCGGTGGGCGATCGCTCTGGGGAAGCTACTACCCTGAATAATATCGGCTTAGTTTACTCTGCATTAGGGGAAAAGCAGCAGGCATTGGCATATTACAACAAAGCACTCCCACTAATTCAGGCGGTGGGCGATCGCTCTGGGGAAGCTAGAACCCTGAATAATATCGGCGCAGTTTACGGCGATTTAAGGGAAAAGCAGAAAGCTTTGGAATATTACAACAATGCACTCCCACTGTGGCGGGCGGTGGGCGATCGCTCTGGGGAAGCTACTACCCTGAATAATATCGGCTTAGTTTACTCTGCATTAGGGGAAAAGCAGCAGGCATTGGCATATTACAACAAAGCACTCCCACTAATTCAGGCGGTGGGCGATCGCTCTGGGGAAGCTACTACCCTGAATAATATCGGCGCAGTTTACGATGCTTTAGGGGAAAAGCAGCAGGCATTGGCATATTACAACAAAGCACTCCCACTATATCAGGCAGTGGGAGATCGCTCTGGGGAAGCTACTACCCTGAATAATATCGGCGCAGTTTACGATGCTTTAGGGGAAAAGCAGCAGGCATTGGCATATTACAACAAAGCACTCCCACTAAGACAGGCGGTGGGCGATCGCTCTGGGGAAGCTACTACCCTGAATAATATCGGCGCAGTTTACGATGCTTTAGGGGAAAAGCAGCAGGCATTGGCATATTACAACAAAGCACTCCCACTAATTCAGGCGGTGGGCGATCGCTCTGGGGAAGCTACTACTCTGAATAATATCGGCTTAGTTTACTCCGATTTAGGGGAAAAGCAGAAGGCTTTGGAATTTTACAACAATGCACTCCCACTAATTCAGGCAGTGGGCGACAAAGGTAATGAAGCTAGTCTCCTTAGTAACATCGCCTATCTAGAACGAAGTCGCGGAAATCTCCAAGCAGCCCGCACCAATGTAGAAGCAGCTATCAAAATTATCGAACAATTACGCACCAAAATTGACAGCAAAGAACTCCGCACTTCTTACTTCGCCACCAAGCAAGATGTTTACAAATTCTACATCGACTTGCTGATGGAACTCCACAAAAAATCCCCATCCCAAGGATACGCTGCATTAGCCCTACACTACAGCGAACGCTCCCGCGCCCGCAGCCTCATCGAATTATTAAACGAAGCCAACGCCAAAATTATTAAAGGCGCAAACCCCGAACTAGTAGCACAAGAACGGAATTTACGTCAGCAAATTGATGCCAAAGATACACTGCGGCGTAATTTAGAAACTTCAGACAATAAAAACGACTTAGTTACTAAAGCCGCTATTCAAGGACTGAGTCAACAAATTAACAATCTCCTGAGTCAATACCAAGAAATACAAGCCAAAATCCGTGCTAGTAACCCAGAATATGCAAAATTGACTAATCCAGATCCCGAAAAGGATATTCTCAAATTACCCCAAATCCAACAACAGCTAGATCAAGACACGCTGCTATTGCAATATTCCTTGGGAGAAGAACACAGTTATTTATGGGCTGTCACTCCCACATCAATGCAAGTTTACACACTCCCCCCACGCCAAGAAATAGAAAAACTTACCCAACGATTAAGCCAAGATTTAAAATCACCAATAGCTAACGACGCTACTATTGCCAGTTCCAAAAAACTTAGTCAAATTATCCTTACACCCGTTGCCGATAAATTACCAGGAAAGCGTTTAGTAATTGTCGCTGATGGTGCATTGCAAACTCTTCCTTTTGCAGCGTTACCTGATTTAAGCGCCACTAAATATCAACCACTGATGGTAAACCATGAAATCGTCAATTTACCCTCAGCTTCTACCATTGCCTTTCAACGCCAACAACTTGCTAACCGCAAACCCGCACCCAAAGCTTTAGCCATCCTTGCAGATCCAGTATATAGTGCTACCGATGAACGAGTCACAGGTAAACCCGAAAAGACTCAAATCGGTTCAAATTTAGAACTCGAACGTTCTGCCCTAGAACGTGCCGCCAGAAGCCTCAAACGCAATGGTTGGGATAGGTTAAAAAATACCGCAACCGAAGCCAAAGAAATTTTGAAATTAATACCAGCATCCAGCAGCTTAGAGGCTTTGAATTTTGATGCAAACTACAACAAAGCAACCAGTAGCGCTTTAAATCAATTCCGCATTTTGCATTTTGCTACTCACGGCTTTGTCAACCAAGAACAGCCACAGTTATCCGGAATTGTACTGTCATTAGTTGATAAAAAAGGCAACCCCATCAGCGGCTACTTACGCTTAGCAGATTTATTTAACCAAGATTATCCAGCCGAGTTAATTGTCTTAAGCGCTTGCGAAACCGGATTGGGTAAAAACATCAACGGTGAGGGATTAGTTGGCTTAACACGCGGCTTAATGTATGCAGGTGCAGCGCGGGTTGCAGTCTCCCTATGGCAAGTTAGCGATGAAGGTACATCTATATTAATGCAGGAATTTTACAAACAGATGTTGCAGCAAAATAAAACCCCTGCTGCTGCTATGCGTGCAGCGCAAATAAAGTTATGGCAAGACGGGCGTAGCCCTTATGAATGGGCGGGGTTTACAGTGCAGGGGGAATGGAGGTAG
- a CDS encoding phosphorylase, protein MTEGKILLQPGTLWQSVIERTESALKCGALLSIPTDFEYVEQDGVRFLVRILANLVRKDAAKKKQIQQTAASGKDFNPFLPYEEDLFVADISETHVCLLNKFNVVDHHILIITRAFEEQESILTLEDFAAMWACLAEYDGLAFYNGGQVAGASQRHKHLQIVPLPLTTSGDAIPIQPLLAKAEFQDVIATIPGLPFKHAIAALNPQWAESPLQAAKTTMELYNALLDAVGITAVNDNRQSGAYNLLATREWMLIVPRSQEEYELISVNSLGFAGALLVRNQQQMQLLKNQGPMNILKNVGFN, encoded by the coding sequence ATGACAGAGGGAAAGATATTGTTGCAACCTGGCACTTTATGGCAAAGTGTCATAGAACGTACTGAATCTGCCTTGAAATGTGGGGCGTTGCTGTCGATACCAACGGATTTTGAATATGTTGAGCAGGATGGTGTGCGCTTCTTGGTGAGAATTTTGGCAAATCTTGTGCGTAAAGATGCAGCCAAGAAAAAGCAGATTCAACAAACCGCCGCATCTGGTAAGGATTTTAATCCTTTTCTGCCATACGAAGAAGATTTATTTGTTGCAGATATTTCTGAGACTCATGTTTGTCTCTTAAATAAATTCAACGTTGTTGACCATCATATATTAATTATTACTCGCGCTTTTGAAGAACAAGAAAGCATACTGACTTTAGAAGATTTTGCGGCGATGTGGGCTTGTTTAGCGGAATATGATGGTTTGGCATTTTATAACGGTGGTCAAGTTGCAGGGGCTAGTCAACGACACAAGCATCTGCAAATAGTACCTTTACCGCTAACAACTTCAGGCGATGCAATACCCATTCAGCCGTTGTTAGCAAAAGCAGAATTTCAGGATGTAATTGCAACTATACCCGGTTTACCTTTTAAACACGCTATTGCAGCTTTAAATCCCCAGTGGGCAGAGTCGCCATTACAAGCTGCAAAAACTACAATGGAACTATATAATGCTTTACTCGATGCTGTAGGGATAACTGCGGTTAACGATAATAGACAATCTGGTGCATACAACCTTTTAGCTACACGAGAATGGATGTTAATCGTACCGCGATCGCAAGAAGAATACGAGTTAATTTCTGTTAACTCATTAGGGTTTGCAGGTGCGCTATTAGTGCGAAATCAGCAACAAATGCAACTCCTCAAAAACCAAGGGCCAATGAATATTCTTAAGAATGTAGGTTTTAATTAG